The Flavobacterium faecale genome has a segment encoding these proteins:
- a CDS encoding phytoene desaturase family protein: MKKSISIIGSGFSALSAASYLAKAGHKVTVFEKNDSIGGRARQFKAAGFTFDMGPSWYWMPDVFERFFADFGKKTTDYYELIKLSPAYNVYYGEQDFIAIADNLEDIVTTFESIEKGSGAELRDFIGKAKSNYDIAIKDLVYRPGVSPLELVTIETTKKLGQFFSTIKKDVRKKFKNQKLVQILEFPVLFLGAKPSDTPSFYSFMNYADFGLGTWHPKTGMYDVVKAMSSLATELGVVFKTNSNIDKIIVEAGVAKGIVVNGEKILSDVVLSGADYHHTETLLDAPYRAYSEKYWETRVFAPSSLLFYVGFNKKIKNVAHHDLFFDVDFDAHAKDIYDKPKWPADPLFYANFPSITDPTAAPDGMEAGFFLIPLAPGISDTNELREFYFDKIITRFEKITQQKVKDAIVYKKSFCKNDFVSEYNSFKGNAYGMANTLLQTAFLRPKLKSSKVDNLFFTGQLTVPGPGVPPALISGKLVSELIINQ; encoded by the coding sequence ATGAAAAAAAGTATATCCATTATAGGTTCGGGATTTTCGGCATTGTCTGCTGCTAGTTATTTGGCAAAAGCGGGTCACAAAGTGACTGTTTTTGAAAAAAATGATAGCATAGGTGGTAGAGCTAGACAGTTTAAAGCTGCGGGTTTTACATTTGATATGGGGCCAAGTTGGTACTGGATGCCAGATGTATTTGAACGTTTCTTTGCTGATTTCGGGAAGAAAACAACCGATTATTATGAGTTAATAAAACTTTCTCCTGCATATAACGTATATTACGGAGAACAAGATTTTATAGCCATAGCAGATAATTTGGAAGACATCGTAACTACTTTCGAATCCATAGAAAAAGGCAGTGGCGCAGAATTACGTGATTTTATAGGCAAAGCAAAAAGCAATTATGATATTGCAATCAAAGATTTGGTATATCGTCCGGGAGTTTCACCTTTGGAGTTGGTAACTATAGAAACAACAAAAAAGCTGGGTCAATTTTTTAGTACCATCAAAAAAGATGTTCGTAAAAAATTCAAGAATCAAAAATTGGTTCAGATTTTAGAGTTTCCGGTATTGTTTTTAGGTGCAAAACCTTCAGATACGCCTTCGTTTTATAGTTTCATGAATTATGCCGATTTTGGTCTAGGTACATGGCATCCAAAAACAGGGATGTATGATGTGGTCAAAGCCATGTCAAGTTTAGCAACAGAACTAGGCGTGGTTTTTAAAACCAATTCGAATATTGACAAGATAATCGTTGAAGCTGGGGTTGCAAAAGGAATCGTAGTCAATGGAGAAAAAATACTGTCAGATGTGGTATTAAGTGGCGCCGATTACCACCACACCGAAACGCTTTTGGATGCACCATACAGAGCCTACTCTGAAAAATATTGGGAAACAAGAGTGTTTGCTCCATCGTCTTTGTTGTTTTATGTTGGATTTAACAAAAAAATAAAGAACGTTGCACACCATGATTTGTTTTTTGACGTTGACTTTGATGCACACGCAAAAGATATTTATGATAAGCCAAAATGGCCAGCAGATCCTTTGTTTTATGCTAATTTTCCATCGATTACAGACCCAACGGCTGCGCCAGACGGAATGGAAGCTGGGTTTTTCTTGATTCCACTTGCGCCAGGTATAAGCGATACCAATGAGTTAAGAGAGTTTTATTTTGATAAAATTATCACTAGATTTGAGAAGATTACACAGCAGAAGGTAAAAGACGCCATTGTTTACAAAAAATCGTTTTGCAAAAATGATTTTGTATCAGAGTATAATTCCTTTAAAGGAAATGCTTACGGAATGGCAAATACCTTATTACAAACGGCATTTTTACGCCCGAAGTTAAAAAGTAGTAAAGTAGATAATTTGTTTTTTACAGGGCAATTAACAGTTCCGGGCCCAGGAGTACCACCGGCATTAATTTCTGGAAAATTGGTTTCAGAATTAATTATTAATCAATAG
- a CDS encoding MerR family transcriptional regulator encodes MLNKVNTTFSIKDLENLSGVKAHTIRIWEKRYDVFQPLRTDTNIRIYDLKSLQKLLNINFLHQYGYKISKIATYAEDEIPAMVRTIVSEKNAKNHAINIFKIAMMNFDHQLFAKTYDWLTQEKTFRQIFTEVFIPFMEEIGHLWQTDTITPAHEHFVCHLIRQKIILNIHNAQLQDRTKFDQTFVLALPLNEIHDLGLLYLNYDIAHLGYQVIYLGESMPIESLKDLKTHYKNIVFISYFTVQPVVDELEDYVNEMNTQLLEDDSQLWLLGRMTQNLNREKLSSKITVFDSALELIQKL; translated from the coding sequence ATGTTAAACAAAGTAAACACAACCTTCAGTATTAAGGATCTTGAAAATCTTTCAGGTGTCAAAGCACATACTATTCGAATTTGGGAAAAGAGATACGATGTCTTTCAACCGCTTCGAACAGATACTAATATTCGAATTTATGATTTAAAGAGTTTGCAGAAACTTTTAAATATCAATTTTTTGCATCAATACGGATATAAGATTTCAAAAATAGCCACTTACGCAGAGGATGAAATTCCGGCAATGGTGCGCACTATTGTATCTGAGAAAAATGCGAAAAATCATGCAATTAATATTTTCAAGATTGCAATGATGAATTTTGATCATCAATTATTTGCCAAAACCTATGATTGGTTGACGCAAGAAAAAACCTTTCGTCAAATATTTACCGAAGTTTTTATTCCGTTTATGGAAGAGATCGGGCACTTATGGCAAACGGATACCATCACACCTGCACACGAACATTTTGTATGTCATTTGATTAGACAAAAAATCATTCTAAATATTCACAACGCACAGCTGCAAGATCGCACAAAATTTGACCAAACATTTGTATTGGCTTTACCTTTAAATGAGATACATGATTTAGGTTTGTTGTATCTTAATTACGATATTGCTCACTTGGGGTATCAAGTAATTTATTTGGGAGAGAGTATGCCGATTGAAAGTTTAAAAGATCTTAAAACACATTATAAAAATATTGTTTTTATTAGTTACTTTACCGTACAGCCTGTTGTTGACGAATTGGAGGACTATGTGAACGAAATGAACACACAATTGTTAGAAGATGATTCTCAACTTTGGCTTTTAGGTCGAATGACACAAAATCTTAATCGAGAAAAATTAAGTTCAAAGATTACCGTATTTGATTCGGCATTAGAATTAATTCAAAAGTTATAG